The Virgibacillus siamensis sequence CCAATGTGATAGAGCTTAAAATATGGATTGGCACATTAATTCCGCTTTCCCTCAATAATGCACCTTCCTCAACACCAGTCACACCCAGTCGGTCAGCTCCGGCATTTACAGCCGCTTTTCCAATTGGGACAACACCATGTCCATAGGCATTTGTCTTAATGACTGCCATCAGCATACTGCCATTTCCTGTAAGCTTTCGCAGCTGCTGTACGTTGCGGTGAAATGCGTGAAGATCCACCTCCGCCACCGTCGGATTATGGGATGTTATCATCGCGGAATGCTGCATATTCAGGTCCCCCTTCAGGTTATACGTTTTTTCGAATCACGCCCTGCTTTCCGTATTCTGCTCATACAAATTGCGAAAAGCGTGAATCAATTGTCTGGTTATATTACCCGGCTGGCCGTTTCCAATTATCGAATCATCCACCTGCAGCACCGGAATGATATCAAGTTTCGTTGCGGAAACAAATACCTCGTCAGCTGCTAACAGTTCATCAACTGTAAATGTCTGTTCATTTACATTAATTCCAAGTTCTGATGCCAGCTCCAGCAATTTTCGCCGCGTGATTCCATTTAAAATATAGTTATCTGCTGGATGCGTATATAATTCGCCGTTTTTTACCATAAACACGTTCGATGCACTCGCTTCTGTAACGATATTTCCTCTATGCAAAATCGCTTCGATGGCATCATTCTCAACAGCTTCCTGCTTTGCCATTGCATTTGGAAGCAGATTAAGGGTTTTTATATCACAGCGAAGCCAGCGGATATCTTCAACAAGTACTGCTTTTGCCCCTTTATCTTCTACATCGGTCATACGCTCTTCTTCCCGTGTATAGGCTACTATGACTGGCGAAACATCTGCTGACGGAAAATAATGTTCCCTTGATGCAACCCCTCTGGAAACTTGCATATAAATAATACCTTCATGCAATTCATTGGTAGAAACAAGCTGTTCCAGTCTCTTTTTCAGTTTTGCAGTTGATTCCGGTAAGGTTAACCGGATTTCCCGGGCACTTCTTTCCAACCGCTGCATATGCTCATCAAGCATTAAAGGTTTTCCATTATAAACCCCGATCACTTCGTAAATCCCGTCTCCGAACTGGTATGCCCGATCTTCAATATTTACTACATTGTTCCGTTCGATAATCTCGGTATTAAATAACATCTTACTCATGAAAATACCTCCTTATGCGTTTTTGTTCTCCTGCATGATTTTTAGAATCACGTCTGTATCCACACTGCAACCCGTTACAATAGCAGCGACCTGTGAACCCGGTTTAACTTTCTCATGTAAAAGTGCACCGATGCCGGATGCCGCAGCTCCTTCAATAATCATTTTATGCTTATCAAGCATAAAAGCCATTCCATCCGCAAACTCCTGTTCATCCATTAACAGCAACTCATTAACATATTTTTGGACCAAGGTAAACGTATACTGATTTTGCAGACCGATTCCACCCAGCAGACTGTCCGCCAATGTATCATTTTCGTCTATTTGTATCGGTTTGCCTGCTTGAATACTTTCGTACATGGCTGCACCCTGTCTCGTGGATAACCCGATAAGACGGATATCGGGATTCGTTTCTTTTAAAGCTATCCCCAGCCCCGAATGCAATCCGCCGCCTGACAAACCACCTAGTACGGTATCAACTTCCGGCAGATCTTCAAATAATTCAAGACCAATCGTACCCTGCCCCGCGATAATATGCGGATCATCAAAAGGATGAATGACCGTAAGCCCATCCCTTTTTTCCAGTTCATAGCTTCGTGCTTCCGCTTCATCCTGAGATTCCCCGTAAATTTCGACATCTGCCCCTGAATTCTGAAGCGCTTCCACTTTACCGCCGGGAACTCTGTTGGAAATACAAATTTTTGCTTGTATTCCGAGCTTTTTTGCCATATATGCGACACTCACTCCAAAGTTTCCGGTTGAAAAGGTTGTTATCCCTTTCCTCTTTTCCGCATCTGACAAACTCAGAATCTTGTTGGCTGCGCCTCTGATTTTAAATGAGCCGCTCGGATTCATATTTTCCAATTTTAAATGAACCGGAGCATCTGCAATTTTTGATAGTGCAGGTGAATAAATGAGGGGCGATTTCGGAACGTATTGGGCAATCCGATTTTTGGCCAGCCAAATATCTTTTAATGCAAGCGTCTCACCTGCCATTTATATCCCTCCTTTTTATGGTAGAGTTGTTGGCATGGCTGAGCTATCCAACTTTAGAGTTCCTTTCTCCCCATTCGGTGGGCTCTCCCATTTCAGGGTTTTCTCTCCCATTCATGAGGGGCTCTCTCCCACTTCAGCGTTTTCTCTCCCATTTTTGAGGGGCTCTCTCCCACTTCAGCGTTTTCTCTCCCATTTTTGAGGGGTTCTCTCCCACTTGCCTTCCATTTAAGGTCTCTATTTGATACCCATCAAAAACTGTCTTGCGGATTCCGTGAAAATCGCAGCTCCAACCGGCAAAACACGTTCATCAATATCGAAGTTTGGTGTGTGCAAGTTCCGGCTTTCTCCGTCATCAAGACCACAGCCAAGGAAGAACATGGCACCTGGTACGGTTTTGGTCATATGGGCAAAATCTTCACCACCCAATCCAAAGGGAACATTTTTAATCGTGTAATCAGGGTACAGGTTGCGAAATACATTGCGTATCGCCTGATTCACAACCGGATCATTTGCAAGTGCAGGATCTTCTGCCCGGATTGACAGCTCATAATTACCGCCGAGCGGCTCTACCAATGAGAATGCTTTTTCCAACTCCTGGTGCAAAACATCACGTACTTCAGGCCGGTAACTGCGAATCGTTCCTTTTATGCTTACTTCAGATGGAATCACATTACTGGCAAAGCCGCTTTCGATACTGCCAATGCTAATTACACCGGCATCTAATGGCGAAATCCTGCGTGATACGATGCCATGTAATGCCGAGAGCACCGGCCCGAGCAGCCACATTGGATCCAAGGCCAGGTGTGGATAGGCGCCATGTCCGCCTGAACCGCTAATCGTTGCCTCAAACACGTCACCACTTGCCATGCTGTAACCATCATGAATCTTAACTTCACCGAAAGCATCTTCCGGGCTCATGTGAAGTGCCATGACACGCTCCACATCTGCCAGAAGCCCTGCCTGGATTAAGTAAGGCGATCCGGTTGAACCAAGATCATCAGCCGCTTCCTCCGCCGGCTGAAATAAAAATTTCACCGTTCCTTCCACCTCGCCATTTTGAAAGAGTTCGCCAAGCAAAGTTGCCGTTCCAAGTACAATGGCTGTATGTGCATCATGTCCGCAAGCGTGCATGACACCATTTTTTTTCGATTTAAAATCATGCTTATTGACTTCCTCTATCGGCAATGCATCCATATCGGCCCGGATTGCGATAGTACGGCCGCTTCCGGATGAAAGGATTCCAACGACTGCAGTTGGATAGCCAATTCCGGTTTCCACCTTCATTCCGGGGATTTCAGCAAGTTTTTCTGCAACAAAACGGGATGTCTCCACTTCTTCAAAACTCAGTTCCGGATTCATATGAAGATGTCGCCGCCATTCCGATAATTGCGATAACAGTTCATCTGCCTTCGATTTTACATTCACGGTTTGTGCCTCCCTTCCACGGTCAATTGGCAAAAAGACGAGACTGGGACAAAAGTGTTTTATCCAAAGGAAAACCTGAACAATTTATTGGAAATGGAGCGTATAGCCGCTCCGGAAATATACTTCGCTTTCCGTGGGCGGCTGCTGAGCCTCCTCGTGCTTACGCACTGCGGGGTCTCACCTATGCCTTTCCTCCCGCAGGAGTCTGCGCATATTTCCTCCGCTAAATCGTCGTTCGTCTTTTGAATTACACGTTTTTGATATGTCCCAGCCTCGTCCGGTCAACTGACTGCTGCAATTGCGGTTATTTCCACCTTTGCACCAAGCAGTTGACTGCCTGTTGTTATCCTTGCCGGTTTGGTTACGACTTCTTTAAAATATTCCGCATACACACGGTTAAATTCCGCTGCAGTCGCTTCATTCAATTCTGATATATGGCATGTGACATGAACAATGTCCTCCAACCCGGCACCTTTTGCAGCCAAAATATTGTTGATATTTTCCAAGCAGGCAGCAGTTTGAGCGGCAATCGTCGCACCGCCGGAAGCACCATCCTGACCGGAGACAAAGATAAAATCACCTGACTGTATTGCTTGTGAATACGGTCCGCTCGGCTTTGGAGCACCGGTTGTTTCAATTGCTTCCTTCATTTACATCGATCCCTCCTGCTTTCTGTAAATGCCTTAATGCCTTATTCCATTCCCATGGAAACATATTGTGATTCGACGAAGGCATCCATTCCTTCATGGCCGCCTTCTCTTCCAAGTCCACTCTCTTTCATTCCTCCAAATGGAGCCTGTGCTGCAGATGGTGCACCATTGTTCCAGCCGACGATACCGTAATCCAATTGCTCAATTACCCTGGTACCTCTTGCTGCATTTTTAGTAAACACATATGCTGCAAGCCCAAACGGCGTATCATT is a genomic window containing:
- the dat gene encoding D-amino-acid transaminase; the protein is MSKMLFNTEIIERNNVVNIEDRAYQFGDGIYEVIGVYNGKPLMLDEHMQRLERSAREIRLTLPESTAKLKKRLEQLVSTNELHEGIIYMQVSRGVASREHYFPSADVSPVIVAYTREEERMTDVEDKGAKAVLVEDIRWLRCDIKTLNLLPNAMAKQEAVENDAIEAILHRGNIVTEASASNVFMVKNGELYTHPADNYILNGITRRKLLELASELGINVNEQTFTVDELLAADEVFVSATKLDIIPVLQVDDSIIGNGQPGNITRQLIHAFRNLYEQNTESRA
- a CDS encoding pyridoxal-phosphate dependent enzyme; translated protein: MAGETLALKDIWLAKNRIAQYVPKSPLIYSPALSKIADAPVHLKLENMNPSGSFKIRGAANKILSLSDAEKRKGITTFSTGNFGVSVAYMAKKLGIQAKICISNRVPGGKVEALQNSGADVEIYGESQDEAEARSYELEKRDGLTVIHPFDDPHIIAGQGTIGLELFEDLPEVDTVLGGLSGGGLHSGLGIALKETNPDIRLIGLSTRQGAAMYESIQAGKPIQIDENDTLADSLLGGIGLQNQYTFTLVQKYVNELLLMDEQEFADGMAFMLDKHKMIIEGAAASGIGALLHEKVKPGSQVAAIVTGCSVDTDVILKIMQENKNA
- a CDS encoding M20 metallopeptidase family protein, with protein sequence MNVKSKADELLSQLSEWRRHLHMNPELSFEEVETSRFVAEKLAEIPGMKVETGIGYPTAVVGILSSGSGRTIAIRADMDALPIEEVNKHDFKSKKNGVMHACGHDAHTAIVLGTATLLGELFQNGEVEGTVKFLFQPAEEAADDLGSTGSPYLIQAGLLADVERVMALHMSPEDAFGEVKIHDGYSMASGDVFEATISGSGGHGAYPHLALDPMWLLGPVLSALHGIVSRRISPLDAGVISIGSIESGFASNVIPSEVSIKGTIRSYRPEVRDVLHQELEKAFSLVEPLGGNYELSIRAEDPALANDPVVNQAIRNVFRNLYPDYTIKNVPFGLGGEDFAHMTKTVPGAMFFLGCGLDDGESRNLHTPNFDIDERVLPVGAAIFTESARQFLMGIK
- a CDS encoding RidA family protein, with the translated sequence MKEAIETTGAPKPSGPYSQAIQSGDFIFVSGQDGASGGATIAAQTAACLENINNILAAKGAGLEDIVHVTCHISELNEATAAEFNRVYAEYFKEVVTKPARITTGSQLLGAKVEITAIAAVS